Within the Solenopsis invicta isolate M01_SB chromosome 11, UNIL_Sinv_3.0, whole genome shotgun sequence genome, the region TGACAAACTAAAAATCCCTTTGATACAGGTCAATTTTGTCAAGGAATATTGGAATGAGGTCTTTAGGTACTTTTATACTTTTGGATGCGTTTGCACAACTTGAGATAAtgccatttttatttatttgtctttcttttttttttcagtgatatagtggaaaaatatcaaaatggaTATACTCCAAATCCAGATATTTTGTGCAACAAGAACATcaagtttgataaattttttcatcttgCACGTAATAGATTTCAAGCAGATGCAATTGCTACAGGTCATTACGCTAAGACTAGCTTTGGAGCTTACCTAGAGAATTATGAAGCAAACAAAAGCAAGTAtctattaagtaaaattaatttagaaataaaattattttttaacgataGTGCgactattattttatagatgTGCGTTTGCTACAGGCACAAGATAGCAATAAAGATCAAACGTTCTTCTTGAGTCAAGTACCGCAAGAAACGTTGAGACATTGCATGTTTCCTCTTGGAACACACTTGAAAAATCATGTGAAGATGATGGCCACAGAAGCAGGATTGTGCCAAATAGCACGAAAGAAGGAAAGCATGGGTATTTGCTTTGTGGGGAAACGTGAGTTTCAGCATTTTATTTCCGAGGTAAGAGATACGTTTCTTCGATTTAATGCCTATTGCTTTTAATCTGTAAAGATAAAATTGAAtgacaataacaataatattataatggtTGCAGTACATAGCGGATAAACCTGGTGATTATATAGATCTGGATAGTGGACTACTGATAGGTAAACACGATGGCATTCATAAACGGACAATAGGACAAAGATGTAACATTTCTGGCTGTCTTAAGCCTTATTACGTGTTTAGCAAGGATCAAGAGTCAAATACTGTTATAGTGGTACACGATGgaaaacgaaaattttattgaaaataaattgagattTGCTGAGATGATAATCTTTTTATAACGTAGGTAGGTGGTACAACTCATCCAGCATTATACAGTGATTTTCTGATAACGCGAGAGATTCACTGGATCAATGAGGAACCGCGCGAATTGAGGCGAAACAATGGTGTGCTAAATTGTAACTTTCGTTTTCAACATAGAAATCCGCTGATTGCATGCAAAGTGTACAAGATGTCCAATGGTCGCTTGTTTATCCGTCTTGATGCACCTTTACGAGCGATTACAAAGGGCCAGGTAATTTATAGGGAATGAAAATGCGCTCTTAAGCACTTaagatgaaaaataactttattatagtgttttaaaaactCTCTTGACACCGTCAgttattagattctgaaataaaaaaatgtggcgttctatataggtatatatatatataaagagataTGATCTTGACCTGATCTTGGTGACGCCACGTAAAGTCAAACTGATAGGATCAGtagatagatttttttaaactctataacttttgtctgaaacatttctttcggaaatgcttagttttcaaaatattaaaaaattttcacatttttgggAGATTTTGTAcctatatgtattatatgtatatacacaagCACATATGTATTTTAGTATGCTGTTTTATATTCTGGAGAGGAATGTCTGGGCAGTTCAGCAATATCATATACAGGACCATCTTATTTTGCACTTAATCGGCAAAACTGTATAGACGACGCTTGCCATAATGCGACAACATCTCTTTGAGTTTAAATGTATCAGTATGTAtgaatagaaatattttctagctttaattattaaaattaatgtttcaataaaaccattaaaaaatttacaattatttttgtacattgatttaattattaattttctccaCATCACaatgttttacaaattaaaagacATATTTAATGTGCGTAGCTTTCCccaatttgaatatatatatatatataataataataataataataataataataataataataataataataataattattattattattattattattattattattcacagGCGCGTGCGACACGCACAACTTACGTAAGCGTGCTGCGCAGCCAGTACAGCTGTACGGATAATTTGAAGCTTCAAACTTTCAATGTAATCGAGATGCGCTCAAATATTCATTTAGACGCTAATTCAAGTCGTACCGTTTTTCGATtgttttaaatcatatttattgCAGCATCGCACAAttcttcatattttattgattttgctcatatttgttttattatatatatgtgtataaacaatcgttaaaattcttttaagttTAAGCGAATTATTTTCAcatagttttaagaaaaatgtcaATTAGAAATGAAAGATTGgaaaagaaatacaatataattcgTAACATCGAGtgtaattaaaacataaagaatCTCTTATTACATCTCATTGGCACAAATCATTTCAGATTCGATTTCGAGATGatagaaattattatgaatGTGCGCGGTGTTGTTTAACAACATTAATTGGGTGAATGCCATACATCATCAAGATATTGAGAACACAAGACACGTGTCTGTAGTTCTGTCGCGCAGTGTGTCCGACGGACAGGACTTTAATAACGATGAAGGCCATCCCACGGAAGATGAGCATAAACGATTACAATAGATTTCGTTGGAACATCTTACCTAGCTACGATGATTACCCCATTGTACAAGAGAATAATGAAAGTGAGTACAGGCGACAATTCCAATTCCAATCTAAATTGTAAGGAacaattttcaatagaactttttAATAGAACGCAAATATCGTACATTCCGAATTTATAGCATCGTCATCGTGTTTCGTACGTATATTTCTGTATTATTCCGTATTTGTACATATTGTAcggaatgtataaaaattggtTGGAAAATGTCGCAAGTTATACAAGTACGGAGAATATGATTGGTACGATGGACAACGAGATGGACTCAATAACGATAGAGTCACGCATAGAATATGAAATACGGCGTATCGTGTTATTGAACGATAACTGCAAGTTATTAGGGTCGATTGACGAGTAACTGGACGTAAGGAGCGCGTAAAATATCTCTCGACGTGTGCGTGTCGTGTACAAAGCCGTGTGTCTCTCCGACTTGGTTGTTACTCTCGCTCGATTGGCGTTGCGACCTTACGTATGTAAATTATTACCGCGCAAATGCCGCTTGACAGATTCGCTCTCGTAGTACGTAACACACTCGCGCGCACTCGACGAGTTGACACTCGTGCTTCGATCGGGGACGGGCAGGTAATAATCTGTCCATTCGCGACTTTGGACTTTTGTGCATTTAACGTCTCTTGGATTAAGTTTCGCGCGTTTGCCTACGTTAAGAGTATATTGTACTTTAGGATTGTCATCAGGATTACTACTCAGGATAAGCAATTTTAACATTCGCGAGAGTAAGTTGAACAATCAAATACAAACTATGTCGCAAAGAGATTTAGCAGACCGATCTCTTTGCGTTTTCTccagagagaattttctctgaAGGTTGAATTTGCACGATATCGACCACGATATGATAAATGGCCAGTATTGAGTGTACGTATCGCTAATGAGCTACTAATTGCATGAAAATGTGTGAGAGACTACTAGTAAATTGCCTATGTATACTAAACATATATGCATTATGTAACAAGCAATCCGAGTttgctataaaattataagaatagaGAAAAGATGTGTGCGGCGATAGTTTCTtgcttctttttcatttttttttcaacacatcATAGTTTACTTTCTCTCGCTGAAATTAATCCTAATCGCATTGATTGCAATTGAGCTTCAACAGCTTTTTCGATTTCTTTTCAACAAATTTCAAGTTTTTCTATTTCTCCTCGTGAAActgaatttgttttaaattaaatataataatattaaaagaaataacgaATATATACGAGTGTATACACAGCAGATTAGAATTTCTATCGTATTTGCGTGAAATATGTTACACGAgtcttcttctctctttccgtctctttctcttcagcacgtgatattatattaaattaatcttttccaATGTAGGGGGCATGTATAATTGTTTTCAGAGAAAATGCAAAGTGGCAGTAACTTGAACCGGTTCAGCGACGATGACTTGTTCAGTGATGGACCGTGTCCGTCGTGCAGATTGGCTATCAACAAGGAAACCGGTAGACTCAAGTGTGTGACaagttgtttattttttacacgtatCTTGCATTTTTAACAAGTGAGTGAATCTTTTGCAAAACTCAGATGGTGTACCGGCGGAAATGAAGCGCGGCGTTTTCGAGTCAAACTGATGCTCCTTATACCCGCTGCGTTGCTGCCAATTACTATAGTATTTATCGCTTTGTCGCGATTTCAAGGCACAACCACTAAAGCCTCGGACTCACGCGCTGTTTCCATTTACAAGATGCAGGAACAGAACAAAGAAAAGATCGAGGATGAGATCTTTTGGCGTAAGTTTCACACGTGACACCATTAATGCAGACACCATTGGTGCACATTGtggctgaaaaaaataaataacgttaTCAATTgagaatttctaataaattacgATAGGCAAATACGGCTCTCTATTATACACGATAGACGTAACAATTTCTAATTAACGCTTTCGTTTCAATGATAAGATTAAACTCATTTCGATATACTTGTACAGAATAAATGGCATTCCATTTCCATTTATCTTTTCATATAACGCATCGCAATCATAGATGCGTTACAA harbors:
- the LOC105197746 gene encoding mitochondrial tRNA-specific 2-thiouridylase 1 isoform X1, translated to MMRNVVVGISGGVDSAVAAFLLKIKGFNVTGVFMKNWDIRDETGKCMVEKDYDDARWICDKLKIPLIQVNFVKEYWNEVFSDIVEKYQNGYTPNPDILCNKNIKFDKFFHLARNRFQADAIATGHYAKTSFGAYLENYEANKNVRLLQAQDSNKDQTFFLSQVPQETLRHCMFPLGTHLKNHVKMMATEAGLCQIARKKESMGICFVGKREFQHFISEYIADKPGDYIDLDSGLLIGKHDGIHKRTIGQRCNISGCLKPYYVFSKDQESNTVIVVVQLIQHYTVIF
- the LOC105197746 gene encoding mitochondrial tRNA-specific 2-thiouridylase 1 isoform X2 — protein: MMRNVVVGISGGVDSAVAAFLLKIKGFNVTGVFMKNWDIRDETGKCMVEKDYDDARWICDKLKIPLIQVNFVKEYWNEVFSDIVEKYQNGYTPNPDILCNKNIKFDKFFHLARNRFQADAIATGHYAKTSFGAYLENYEANKNVRLLQAQDSNKDQTFFLSQVPQETLRHCMFPLGTHLKNHVKMMATEAGLCQIARKKESMGICFVGKREFQHFISEYIADKPGDYIDLDSGLLIGKHDGIHKRTIGQRCNISGCLKPYYVFSKDQESNTVIVVHDGKRKFY